From a region of the Salvelinus alpinus chromosome 2, SLU_Salpinus.1, whole genome shotgun sequence genome:
- the LOC139541168 gene encoding beta-1,3-galactosyl-O-glycosyl-glycoprotein beta-1,6-N-acetylglucosaminyltransferase 3-like: MGPLRSSTSHICFFRNLFLILMSALISLLLWKTLRRPTCSERSPLPAPDLLPQDYADDLTACSAIIKGDLKGIDKEQLRRLLKTKNKPTFLSEAFYHDVTRNCKTYVTDRGFVMMPLSVEERDFPIAYSMVVHEKIEMFERLLRAVYTPQNVYCVHVDQKSSEEFKTAVKAIVTCFTNVFVASKTESVVYASWSRVQADLNCMKDLLKSPVQWRYLLNTCGTDFPIKTNAEMVQSLKLLNGRNSMESETTVDYKKRRWQYQHNITNNIVVRTSVTKSPPPISTPMFSGNAYFVVSRDFVHHVVDSQEVRALLEWERDTYSPDEHLWATLQRMPSVPGSNPPHVKFHESDMNAIARMVKWSSLEGDVRKGAPYPPCSGASRRAVCVYGAGDLRWLLQHHHLIANKFDPEVDDVAIRCLESYLRFKATYGSSGSIWKKLRNEKGLHIQ, translated from the coding sequence ATGGGTCCTCTTAGGTCATCAACATCACATATATGCTTCTTCAGAAACCTCTTTCTCATCCTAATGTCTGCTTTAATCTCTCTTCTCCTATGGAAGACTCTGAGACGCCCAACCTGTTCTGAGAGAAGCCCGCTCCCAGCACCTGACCTCCTGCCACAAGACTACGCAGACGACCTGACAGCCTGCTCTGCTATCATCAAAGGAGACCTGAAGGGCATCGACAAGGAGCAGCTCAGAAGACTTCTGAAAACAAAGAATAAGCCCACGTTTCTGTCTGAGGCGTTCTACCACGACGTGACCCGAAACTGTAAAACGTACGTTACAGACAGAGGGTTCGTCATGATGCCGCTgagtgtggaggagagagacttCCCCATCGCCTACTCCATGGTGGTCCATGAGAAGATTGAGATGTTTGAGCGACTCCTGCGTGCAGTGTACACACCTCAGAATGTATATTGCGTGCATGTGGACCAGAAATCCTCAGAGGAATTCAAGACTGCAGTAAAGGCTATTGTGACTTGTTTTACCAATGTGTTTGTGGCAAGTAAGACAGAGAGTGTGGTTTATGCATCGTGGTCTCGAGTGCAGGCAGATCTAAACTGTATGAAGGACCTGTTGAAGTCACCTGTCCAGTGGAGGTACCTGCTCAATACCTGTGGAACAGATTTCCCCATTAAAACCAACGCAGAGATGGTTCAGTCACTCAAACTGCTCAACGGGAGGAACAGCATGGAGTCTGAGACCACCGTCGACTATAAGAAACGCCGGTGGCAGTATCAGCACAATATAACCAATAACATAGTAGTCAGAACGAGCGTTACGAAGAGCCCTCCTCCAATCAGCACCCCCATGTTCTCCGGAAACGCCTATTTCGTGGTCTCCAGGGACTTTGTCCATCACGTGGTTGACAGCCAGGAGGTTCGGGCCCTGCTGGAGTGGGAGAGGGACACCTACAGTCCTGATGAGCACCTGTGGGCCACTCTGCAGCGCATGCCCTCAGTGCCAGGGTCTAACCCTCCTCACGTCAAGTTCCATGAATCAGACATGAACGCCATCGCTCGCATGGTGAAGTGGAGTTCCCTGGAAGGAGATGTGAGGAAAGGAGCCCCATATCCACCCTGCTCCGGTGCCTCcaggagagctgtgtgtgtctACGGGGCTGGAGATCTCCGGTGGCTCCTACAACACCACCATCTCATCGCTAACAAGTTTGACCCAGAGGTGGATGATGTAGCCATTAGATGTCTGGAGTCATACCTTCGTTTCAAAGCAACATATGGTTCATCTGGAAGTATCTGGAAAAAGCTACGAAATGAGAAAGGGTTGCACATAcagtaa
- the LOC139541174 gene encoding uncharacterized protein, with product MEPEPVGVELAVSKGSEAETVKELMGKLEESEMRELLCWCMRHDIRPTERVRDLMLHESALHTRPEVRANRLVMTVPVPRTRPPVRLPSPAPPVAAPRSSSPVAAPRTSSPVAAPRTNPPVPAPRTRPPVPTPRTRLEVHVSSPTLRRPTCSERSPLPAPDLLPQDYADDLTACSAIIKGDLKGIDKEQLRRLLKTKNKPTFLSEAFYHDVTRNCKTYVTDRGFVMMPLSVEERDFPIAYSMVVHEKIEMFERLLRAVYTPQNVYCVHVDQKSSEEFKTAVKAIVTCFTNVFVASKTESVVYASWSRVQADLNCMKDLLKSPVQWRYLLNTCGTDFPIKTNAEMVQSLKLLNGRNSMESETTVDYKKRRWQYQHNITNNIVVRTVTIVWRIDGPKRSSRKISHLLYLMKKAKRNKHTYELIKPINDREATNVVHKHTGY from the exons atggaaccagagccagtcggggTGGAATTGGCGGTGAGCAAGGGGAGTGAAGCAGAGACTGTGAAGGAattaatggggaaattggaggagagtgaaatgagggagttgctgtgttggtgcatgaggcacgacatccgcccgacggagCGTGTCCGGGATTTGATGTTAcatgagtcagctctccatactcgtcctgaggtgcgtgctaaccgtctggtAATGACAGTGCCtgtcccacgcaccaggcctcctgtgcgcctccctagtcctgcacctcctgtggcagccccacgttctagctctcctgtggcagccccacgcaccagctctcctgtggcagcccctcgcaccaatCCTCCTGTGCCGGCGccacgaaccaggcctccagttccaacaccccgcactcgccttgaggtgcatgtctccagccca ACTCTGAGACGCCCAACCTGTTCTGAGAGAAGCCCGCTCCCAGCACCTGACCTCCTGCCACAAGACTACGCAGACGACCTGACAGCCTGCTCTGCTATCATCAAAGGAGACCTGAAGGGCATCGACAAGGAGCAGCTCAGAAGACTTCTGAAAACAAAGAATAAGCCCACGTTTCTGTCTGAGGCGTTCTACCACGACGTGACCCGAAACTGTAAAACGTACGTTACAGACAGAGGGTTCGTCATGATGCCGCTgagtgtggaggagagagacttCCCCATCGCCTACTCCATGGTGGTCCATGAGAAGATTGAGATGTTTGAGCGACTCCTGCGTGCAGTGTACACACCTCAGAATGTATATTGCGTGCATGTGGACCAGAAATCCTCAGAGGAATTCAAGACTGCAGTAAAGGCTATTGTGACTTGTTTTACCAATGTGTTTGTGGCAAGTAAGACAGAGAGTGTGGTTTATGCATCGTGGTCTCGAGTGCAGGCAGATCTAAACTGTATGAAGGACCTGTTGAAGTCACCTGTCCAGTGGAGGTACCTGCTCAATACCTGTGGAACAGATTTCCCCATTAAAACCAACGCAGAGATGGTTCAGTCACTCAAACTGCTAAACGGGAGAAACAGCATGGAGTCTGAGACCACCGTCGACTATAAGAAACGCCGGTGGCAGTATCAGCACAATATAACCAATAACATAGTAGTCAgaactgtcacgatcgtgtggcggattgacggaccaaaacgcagcagtaggaaaataagccatctcctTTATTtgatgaagaaggcaaaacgaaacaaacacaCTTACGAACTAATCAAACCaataaacgatcgtgaagctacaaacgttgtgcacaaacatacaggctactaa